A stretch of the Vibrio aphrogenes genome encodes the following:
- a CDS encoding polysaccharide deacetylase family protein has protein sequence MKRAFYWALLCPLILANITTLRAANVAPSQQPPAGIPLNDVPQFIAIAFDDNHLVDGQRWVLQQWGRRTNPLGHGQKQTYDGQPIHTTFFNHCEGILKNNELATHTGHVKETWYRAHLFGHEMANHTLNHFNGVTFSAEQWQQQIGECQQLMSQPFTQTDPEFPNDQQGIDAQALGFRAPYLAYSEAMFSALKKLGIRYDASITEGYDPAHHAGNSFWPYTLDNGSPGAELMTSQGRQPPISHNAGSYSAGFHYAGLWEIPVYTLLIPDDETSQQYGIHYSLRDKIASNFNAFDRHNPKIESSDHHLFYIAKLSGPEVLAILKYNVEQRLLGNKAPLTFLAHSDYYDDQFDLWHPTHTTAAQRRQTLEAFLDYVLSAPQNRVVSHIELLKWLENPQPLNPSLELP, from the coding sequence ATGAAAAGAGCTTTCTATTGGGCCTTATTGTGTCCGCTTATATTGGCTAATATCACAACGCTACGAGCCGCTAATGTTGCCCCTTCTCAACAACCACCAGCTGGGATTCCCTTAAATGACGTTCCACAATTCATTGCCATTGCCTTTGATGATAATCACTTAGTCGATGGGCAACGCTGGGTATTACAACAATGGGGACGGCGGACTAACCCCTTAGGTCATGGACAAAAACAGACTTATGATGGGCAGCCGATTCACACCACCTTTTTCAATCATTGTGAAGGGATCTTAAAAAATAACGAGCTCGCCACCCACACAGGACATGTAAAAGAAACTTGGTATCGTGCTCACTTATTCGGTCACGAAATGGCGAATCACACGCTCAATCACTTCAACGGCGTCACGTTTTCCGCTGAGCAATGGCAACAACAAATTGGTGAGTGTCAGCAACTTATGAGCCAACCTTTTACTCAAACTGACCCTGAATTCCCGAATGACCAACAAGGCATTGATGCCCAAGCACTCGGTTTTCGCGCGCCCTATTTAGCCTATTCTGAGGCCATGTTTTCTGCCTTAAAAAAGCTGGGGATTCGCTACGATGCCAGTATTACGGAAGGTTACGATCCGGCGCATCATGCAGGTAATTCATTTTGGCCTTATACTTTAGACAACGGCAGTCCGGGAGCTGAACTGATGACAAGCCAAGGCCGCCAACCGCCGATTTCTCACAATGCAGGTTCCTATTCTGCAGGTTTCCACTATGCAGGATTATGGGAAATCCCTGTTTATACCTTATTAATACCGGATGATGAAACCAGCCAGCAATATGGAATCCACTATTCATTACGCGATAAAATCGCCTCAAACTTTAATGCCTTTGATCGCCACAACCCCAAAATTGAATCAAGCGATCATCACCTCTTTTATATCGCCAAACTGTCGGGCCCTGAAGTGCTTGCCATATTGAAATACAATGTTGAGCAACGCCTACTCGGTAATAAAGCGCCACTGACTTTTCTTGCCCATTCTGACTATTACGATGACCAATTTGATTTATGGCACCCCACTCACACTACGGCAGCTCAACGCCGTCAAACTCTGGAAGCATTTTTAGATTACGTATTATCGGCTCCGCAAAACCGAGTGGTCAGCCATATTGAGTTACTCAAATGGTTAGAAAACCCACAACCTTTAAATCCATCTTTAGAATTGCCTTAG
- a CDS encoding sugar O-acetyltransferase — translation MTEFEKMLQGMDFDGLDASISEVREKASQLKLQLNQSITLPEQQAILQQMLGKLGQESIITPPFHCEFGKPISIGKSTFVNMNVTMLDNARITIGDHVLIAPNVQFYTASHSLDFESRRRWETFSLPIVVEDDVWIGGNSVILQGVTIGARSVIAANSVVTKDVPPDCLYGGTPATLIRKITPHSQG, via the coding sequence ATGACCGAATTTGAAAAGATGCTGCAAGGAATGGATTTTGATGGCTTAGATGCGAGTATTTCTGAGGTGCGAGAAAAGGCAAGCCAGTTAAAATTGCAATTAAATCAATCGATCACACTTCCTGAGCAACAAGCAATTTTACAACAAATGCTGGGAAAGTTGGGGCAAGAGAGCATTATCACACCACCTTTTCATTGTGAATTTGGTAAACCTATTTCAATTGGCAAATCGACCTTTGTGAATATGAATGTCACCATGTTGGATAACGCAAGAATTACCATTGGGGACCATGTGTTAATTGCGCCCAATGTACAGTTTTATACCGCCAGCCATTCTTTAGATTTTGAAAGCCGCCGCCGTTGGGAAACATTCAGCCTGCCGATTGTGGTGGAAGATGATGTTTGGATTGGCGGCAACAGCGTTATTCTACAAGGTGTTACCATTGGTGCACGCTCAGTCATTGCCGCTAATTCGGTGGTGACAAAAGATGTGCCGCCAGACTGCTTATACGGTGGCACTCCAGCAACATTGATTCGAAAAATTACGCCACATTCACAAGGCTAA
- a CDS encoding RluA family pseudouridine synthase: protein MSCFTPFITDVSHIALPKKFTFPFCYEPHPLSDIAAKQLQQHLLTQQDWQHNFGLDHPSDSNASGKMFGVLVVKNAQGELGYLSAFSGKLAEQNHLPHFVPPVFDMLVEGDFFLQGTAPINEINAKIKQLKADTSLSILQTQIVESNQQASAELEALRLSIIENRKQRKALRQQAEASLQGDALQNVLADLAKQSVAEKAQQKYLKAHWAQTISKAEQALQSKMVVIEQLKQERKTLSSQLQQKLFAQYQFFNQDQQAKSLLDIFQHTDNPTPPAGSGECAAPKLLHYAFAHQFTPICMAEFWWGASPKSEIRQHKKYYPACQSKCQPILTHMLDGIALEPNPLLDNPAQDQDIELLYQDDAMVVINKPAEFLSVPGVNIKDSAYTRLQALYPNVEGPFVIHRLDMSTSGILVFALTRRANKSLQKQFITRGVEKRYVALLNGELTQSQGDITLPLRGDLEDRPRQMVCFEHGKAAETHWQLLETVEGRSKVYLYPKTGRTHQLRVHCAHQNGLNMPIVGDDLYGEKANRLHLHAQRLAFDHPYTKQRMVFEVEADF, encoded by the coding sequence ATGTCTTGTTTTACCCCGTTTATCACCGATGTTTCCCATATTGCCTTACCGAAAAAATTCACCTTTCCCTTTTGTTATGAGCCGCATCCGCTCAGTGACATTGCCGCTAAGCAATTACAGCAACATTTATTAACGCAACAAGATTGGCAGCATAACTTTGGTTTAGATCATCCAAGTGATTCAAATGCTAGTGGCAAAATGTTTGGGGTGTTAGTGGTCAAAAATGCTCAAGGTGAGCTTGGCTATTTGTCGGCTTTTTCCGGAAAATTAGCTGAGCAAAACCATCTGCCACATTTTGTTCCACCAGTTTTTGATATGTTGGTCGAAGGGGATTTTTTTCTTCAAGGCACCGCACCGATCAATGAGATTAATGCCAAAATAAAACAACTGAAAGCCGATACAAGCTTGTCGATACTGCAAACGCAAATTGTTGAAAGTAATCAGCAAGCAAGCGCTGAATTAGAAGCATTGCGCCTCTCCATTATTGAAAATCGCAAACAAAGAAAAGCCTTACGTCAGCAAGCAGAAGCCAGTTTACAAGGGGATGCATTGCAAAACGTATTAGCGGACTTAGCCAAGCAAAGTGTCGCTGAAAAAGCGCAGCAAAAATACCTAAAGGCACACTGGGCTCAGACCATTAGCAAAGCAGAACAAGCCTTACAAAGCAAAATGGTCGTGATAGAGCAGCTCAAACAGGAACGTAAAACCTTATCCTCACAGCTACAGCAGAAATTGTTCGCGCAATACCAATTTTTCAATCAAGACCAACAGGCAAAATCGCTGTTAGATATTTTCCAGCACACCGATAACCCAACGCCACCAGCCGGTTCTGGCGAATGTGCGGCTCCAAAGTTGTTGCACTATGCGTTTGCTCATCAATTTACGCCAATTTGTATGGCTGAGTTTTGGTGGGGCGCTTCACCAAAGTCTGAAATTCGCCAACATAAAAAGTATTACCCTGCTTGCCAAAGTAAATGCCAACCGATTTTGACGCACATGTTAGATGGCATCGCCTTAGAGCCTAATCCGCTATTAGACAATCCAGCGCAAGATCAGGACATTGAGCTTTTATATCAAGATGACGCTATGGTGGTGATCAATAAACCTGCGGAGTTTTTATCCGTACCTGGCGTGAATATCAAAGATTCAGCTTACACACGATTGCAAGCCCTCTATCCTAATGTTGAAGGGCCTTTCGTCATTCATCGACTGGATATGTCAACCTCGGGAATACTGGTATTTGCGTTAACGCGTCGAGCCAATAAAAGCCTGCAAAAGCAATTTATTACTCGCGGCGTAGAAAAACGCTACGTGGCATTATTAAATGGTGAATTGACACAATCACAAGGAGACATCACCCTGCCCTTGCGTGGTGATCTCGAGGATAGACCAAGACAAATGGTGTGTTTTGAACATGGAAAGGCCGCAGAAACTCATTGGCAATTACTCGAGACCGTAGAGGGTCGTAGTAAAGTCTATTTGTACCCGAAAACAGGCCGCACTCACCAACTGCGCGTCCATTGCGCCCACCAAAATGGCTTGAATATGCCGATTGTAGGAGATGATCTCTATGGTGAAAAAGCCAACCGCTTACACTTGCATGCACAGCGCTTAGCGTTTGATCATCCTTATACCAAACAAAGAATGGTGTTTGAGGTGGAGGCTGACTTTTAG
- a CDS encoding helix-turn-helix transcriptional regulator, which produces MKVNQQYIRWQFIELLLYWEGGFTKRQITEQFGISRQQAHQDIKAYEAQYYPISMVSKSRHIVEGDFQPTLMTPDIEIYLNWLMSQQFNPSQPQDLHHKATSISLPSRNVSPVVIQRLIQAVREHKRLEVNYISLSHPDEEGRIFHPHTFVNTGLRWHVRGYCEKSQGYRDLVLTRFRDAPEVLDQSQYGSQQDEAWNTDVIVILAPDPRLNTEKQNVLINDYQMINGQLVLTTRAALVNYLLKAMQVNTKYLDGVPEAQQLVLVNRDDVKQWLYE; this is translated from the coding sequence ATGAAAGTCAATCAGCAATACATTCGTTGGCAGTTCATAGAGTTATTACTGTATTGGGAGGGTGGGTTTACTAAACGGCAAATAACCGAGCAATTTGGTATTTCCCGTCAGCAAGCTCATCAAGATATTAAGGCTTATGAAGCGCAGTATTATCCTATTTCTATGGTGTCTAAAAGTCGGCATATCGTGGAAGGGGATTTTCAACCGACTCTCATGACACCTGATATTGAAATCTATTTAAATTGGTTGATGAGCCAACAATTTAACCCTTCACAACCTCAAGATTTACACCATAAAGCCACCAGTATTTCTTTGCCAAGTCGTAATGTGTCACCCGTAGTCATTCAGCGCTTAATTCAAGCTGTACGTGAACATAAACGTTTAGAAGTAAATTATATTTCTCTTTCACATCCTGATGAAGAAGGGCGAATTTTTCATCCCCACACTTTTGTTAATACTGGTCTGCGTTGGCATGTACGAGGCTATTGCGAAAAATCTCAAGGCTATCGAGATCTGGTATTAACTCGCTTTCGTGATGCCCCTGAAGTGCTCGATCAATCTCAGTATGGTTCACAACAAGATGAGGCTTGGAACACGGACGTTATAGTCATTCTGGCTCCCGATCCGCGTTTAAATACAGAAAAGCAAAATGTCCTTATTAATGATTATCAAATGATAAACGGTCAATTGGTACTCACTACACGTGCCGCTTTAGTGAACTACTTACTCAAAGCCATGCAAGTCAATACCAAGTATCTCGACGGTGTACCTGAAGCACAACAATTGGTGCTTGTAAACCGAGATGACGTAAAGCAATGGTTGTATGAATAA
- the cas1f gene encoding type I-F CRISPR-associated endonuclease Cas1f → MDNFSPSDLKAILHSKRANIYYLEYCRVMQKDGRVLYLTESSKENAYFNIPIANTTVLLLGNGTSITQAAMRMLAQAGVLVGFSGGGGTPLYMGCEIEWMTPQSEYRPTEYLQGWMGFWFEDQKRLDVAKQFQQARIDYLEMVWSKNRDLKIEGFDFNSQEIQGFLADFYQRTNAATKQSDLLLTEAQLTKRLYKYAANTTKQENFKRQHQSTDLANDFLNHGNYLAYGLAACTLWVLGIPHGFAVMHGKTRRGALVFDVADLIKDAIVLPWAFVCAKEQSSEQEFRQQVLQAFTDNKALDFMFNTVKEVALSQKVDTSTQEDTTQ, encoded by the coding sequence ATGGACAATTTTAGCCCATCGGATCTAAAAGCTATCTTACATTCGAAGCGCGCCAATATTTATTATTTAGAATATTGCCGTGTGATGCAAAAAGATGGGCGTGTCTTGTATCTGACTGAATCAAGTAAAGAGAACGCGTATTTTAATATTCCTATTGCCAATACTACCGTACTGTTATTAGGTAACGGGACATCGATAACGCAAGCGGCCATGCGCATGTTGGCACAAGCAGGGGTTTTAGTTGGGTTTTCTGGTGGTGGCGGAACACCATTATATATGGGCTGCGAAATAGAATGGATGACGCCACAGAGTGAATATCGGCCAACAGAATATTTACAGGGTTGGATGGGCTTTTGGTTTGAGGATCAAAAGAGATTGGACGTTGCCAAACAATTTCAACAAGCTCGCATTGATTATTTAGAAATGGTGTGGAGTAAAAACCGTGATTTAAAAATAGAAGGCTTTGATTTTAATAGCCAAGAGATCCAAGGCTTTTTAGCCGATTTTTACCAACGAACTAATGCCGCTACAAAGCAAAGTGATTTGTTGCTCACCGAAGCCCAACTTACCAAGCGTTTATACAAATACGCCGCCAATACCACCAAACAGGAAAACTTTAAGCGCCAACACCAATCGACAGATCTAGCGAACGACTTCTTAAACCATGGTAATTACTTAGCGTATGGTTTGGCCGCTTGCACACTTTGGGTTTTAGGTATTCCTCATGGTTTTGCAGTGATGCACGGAAAAACTCGACGTGGGGCCTTGGTGTTTGATGTGGCGGATCTTATCAAAGATGCCATCGTTCTCCCTTGGGCGTTTGTGTGTGCCAAAGAGCAATCTAGCGAGCAAGAGTTTCGCCAACAAGTCTTACAAGCTTTCACCGACAATAAAGCCCTCGACTTTATGTTTAATACTGTCAAAGAAGTCGCTTTATCTCAAAAAGTGGATACGTCAACGCAAGAGGACACAACACAATGA
- the cas3f gene encoding type I-F CRISPR-associated helicase Cas3f, producing the protein MIVILVSQCEKNALKKTRRVLDAFANRIGDNTWQTLITEDGLLTVKKMLRKTASRSTAVSCHWIRSRSRSQFLWVVGNKNKFNEQGVVPVNITRRNLLNNEIENDWKYLPLIKSLAGLSALLHDWGKASLLFQEKLKPTSKNKFKGDPLRHEWISVLLLKALVNSNDDEKWLTDLVQNGFIESQLKDSLKAPNSTPLDKLPNGAKLLAWLIVSHHRLPYIKSDWRDEKAPDLSSMLKRITQEWGYENTQDLTEYNKRVKQCFEFPNGLLSQSKPWTKKIKRWAISLVNSLPLLESAIQDGSYRLVLHHARLCLMLGDHFYSSQDAAKNWQDSTGLFANTDRDTSELKQKLDEHLVGVAQNALNTAHLLPAFEKELPIATDIQVLRKASSDPKYKWQDKAVVRINEWQALQDKKVSGFFAVNMASTGCGKTFANAKVMRALSSDGKSLRYILALGLRTLTLQTGDEYRDRIGLTKDDLAVLIGSRAVAELHNQRELKQDEISEEIFGSESKERLLEEFIDYDCEIPEEGLSTVLTCTKDKQFLYAPVLACTIDHMMAATETKRGGRYILPSLRLMSSDLVIDEIDDFTGSDLIAIGRLIHLAGMLGRKVMISSATIPPAIALGYFNAYKKGWQLFSSSRDDAKAEIGCAWIDEFTTQVCSVSVQQSETARQQYQESHNQFINKRVAKLTKQLVKHKAEIVACPLDLNSQLTEETKQATYFSTVKQAIFSMHKQHHSIDPKTQIKVSFGVVRVANITPCVELTKHLLQADYPEDTQVKVMAYHSQQVLLLRHEQEKHLDAVLKRKEQAGEPPQAFSDAVIRQHLDSASQKSSKTKNIIFILVATPVEEVGRDHDFDWAIIEPSSYRSIVQLAGRVRRHRAEETQLPNIGLMQYNFKTFQANDKPGEKYFIRPGYEDGWDKTLHHHDLTKLVNEQSISERLNAIPRIKIPTQADKQLLAFIEHQVTAAQLTNFSAFGANTMQGYLNETWYLTALPQVLAPFRNSEPSINLFLFYNETEDCCYFTEKDEAGKPLLDINHQAINRETIKNINKIELTEQQRKNLWFERNYQNLLTNYLSEPWLATPKRVSLRYGEINMVERENAQYEYNDQLGLVKVKKPD; encoded by the coding sequence ATGATAGTGATCCTTGTATCTCAGTGCGAGAAGAATGCCTTAAAGAAAACCCGCCGAGTGCTGGATGCTTTTGCTAACCGGATCGGTGACAACACCTGGCAAACCTTGATCACAGAAGATGGCTTATTAACCGTTAAAAAAATGCTACGTAAAACCGCAAGCCGCAGCACCGCCGTGAGTTGCCATTGGATACGTTCCCGCTCAAGAAGCCAGTTTTTGTGGGTGGTGGGAAATAAAAATAAATTTAATGAGCAGGGTGTGGTGCCTGTGAATATTACGAGAAGAAATTTGTTAAATAATGAAATAGAAAATGATTGGAAATATCTACCCTTAATAAAATCACTTGCAGGCCTTTCGGCATTACTGCATGACTGGGGGAAGGCTTCACTGTTATTTCAAGAAAAGTTGAAACCAACAAGTAAAAATAAATTCAAAGGCGATCCGCTAAGGCATGAATGGATCTCTGTATTATTGCTCAAGGCTTTAGTAAATAGTAACGATGATGAAAAGTGGTTAACTGATTTAGTACAAAATGGCTTTATTGAAAGTCAATTAAAAGACAGCCTTAAGGCCCCAAACTCTACACCATTAGATAAGCTGCCTAATGGCGCTAAACTGCTCGCTTGGTTGATTGTATCTCATCACCGTTTACCTTATATCAAGAGTGATTGGCGTGATGAAAAAGCGCCTGATTTATCTTCAATGCTTAAACGCATCACTCAAGAATGGGGGTATGAAAACACGCAAGATCTTACCGAATACAATAAACGTGTTAAGCAATGTTTTGAATTTCCAAATGGCTTGTTATCACAATCAAAACCATGGACGAAAAAAATTAAGCGCTGGGCTATTAGTTTAGTGAATAGCTTACCTTTGCTTGAGTCTGCTATACAAGATGGTAGTTATCGTTTGGTATTACATCATGCGCGTTTGTGTTTAATGCTGGGGGATCATTTCTATTCATCACAAGATGCCGCCAAAAATTGGCAGGATAGCACAGGGTTATTTGCTAATACGGATCGAGATACCAGTGAGTTAAAGCAAAAACTTGATGAACATTTAGTTGGCGTTGCTCAAAATGCTTTAAATACAGCACATCTATTACCTGCTTTTGAAAAAGAGCTTCCCATTGCAACTGATATTCAAGTGTTAAGAAAAGCCAGCTCAGATCCAAAATACAAATGGCAAGATAAAGCCGTTGTAAGAATTAATGAGTGGCAAGCACTACAGGATAAAAAAGTATCTGGTTTTTTTGCGGTGAACATGGCAAGCACAGGCTGCGGTAAAACCTTTGCTAACGCCAAAGTGATGCGTGCATTATCTAGTGATGGTAAAAGCTTACGTTATATCCTTGCACTTGGCTTACGTACCTTAACCTTGCAAACAGGTGATGAGTATCGCGATAGAATTGGTCTAACAAAAGACGATTTAGCGGTGTTAATTGGCTCAAGAGCTGTCGCCGAGCTACATAATCAACGTGAACTTAAACAAGATGAAATCAGCGAAGAAATATTTGGCTCCGAATCTAAAGAACGCTTGCTAGAGGAATTCATTGATTACGATTGTGAAATACCCGAAGAAGGGCTAAGTACGGTATTAACTTGCACTAAAGATAAACAGTTTTTATACGCACCAGTACTCGCTTGCACTATCGATCACATGATGGCAGCCACTGAAACAAAGCGTGGCGGTCGTTATATTCTTCCTAGTTTACGGTTAATGTCGTCAGACTTGGTGATAGATGAAATAGACGATTTTACTGGGAGTGATTTAATTGCTATCGGGCGGCTAATTCATTTAGCGGGCATGCTCGGTAGAAAAGTTATGATCTCATCGGCAACCATTCCTCCAGCTATAGCGCTTGGTTATTTCAATGCTTACAAAAAGGGCTGGCAGCTATTTAGTAGTAGCCGCGATGATGCGAAAGCTGAAATTGGCTGTGCGTGGATAGATGAGTTCACAACGCAAGTGTGTAGTGTAAGCGTACAACAAAGTGAAACCGCTCGTCAGCAATACCAAGAAAGCCATAATCAGTTTATTAATAAGCGAGTGGCTAAGTTAACTAAACAACTTGTAAAGCATAAAGCTGAAATAGTGGCTTGTCCTTTAGATTTGAACAGCCAATTAACGGAAGAAACAAAGCAAGCGACTTATTTTTCAACCGTTAAGCAAGCCATTTTCTCAATGCATAAACAACATCATAGTATTGATCCAAAAACACAAATAAAAGTGTCTTTTGGGGTGGTGCGGGTTGCCAATATTACGCCCTGTGTTGAGCTAACTAAACACCTTTTACAAGCTGATTACCCTGAAGATACTCAAGTAAAAGTCATGGCATACCATAGTCAGCAAGTACTATTACTTCGACATGAACAAGAAAAGCACCTAGATGCAGTGTTAAAACGTAAAGAGCAAGCCGGTGAACCACCGCAAGCATTTTCAGACGCTGTTATTCGTCAACATTTAGATTCTGCTAGCCAAAAGAGCAGTAAAACAAAAAACATCATTTTTATTTTAGTCGCAACGCCTGTTGAAGAAGTAGGGCGGGATCATGATTTTGATTGGGCAATTATAGAACCCTCATCTTATCGCTCAATTGTGCAATTGGCTGGGCGTGTGCGTCGCCATAGGGCAGAGGAAACGCAGCTCCCAAATATTGGATTAATGCAATATAACTTCAAAACTTTTCAAGCGAATGATAAACCGGGTGAAAAGTACTTTATTAGACCTGGCTATGAGGATGGTTGGGATAAAACTTTACATCATCATGATCTTACTAAGTTAGTAAATGAACAGTCTATTAGTGAAAGGTTAAACGCTATTCCACGTATAAAAATACCGACTCAAGCAGATAAGCAATTATTAGCATTCATTGAGCATCAAGTAACGGCTGCGCAACTGACAAATTTTTCAGCGTTTGGCGCAAATACCATGCAAGGCTATTTAAATGAAACGTGGTATTTAACGGCATTGCCACAAGTATTAGCACCGTTTAGAAATAGTGAGCCGAGTATTAACTTATTTTTGTTCTATAACGAGACAGAAGATTGTTGTTACTTCACTGAAAAAGATGAAGCAGGCAAACCTTTGTTAGATATTAATCATCAAGCGATCAATCGAGAAACGATAAAAAACATTAATAAAATAGAGTTAACAGAACAACAGAGAAAAAACTTATGGTTTGAACGTAATTATCAAAACTTGTTAACCAACTACCTCAGTGAGCCGTGGTTAGCTACACCTAAGCGGGTGTCATTACGTTACGGAGAAATAAATATGGTAGAACGTGAAAATGCTCAATACGAATACAACGACCAGCTTGGTTTAGTTAAAGTAAAAAAGCCTGATTAG
- the csy1 gene encoding type I-F CRISPR-associated protein Csy1 has protein sequence MLDPAIQSYFAERKEAWLKKNVKAAMQEHEIKELEKLCEQQFSLNEWLPNAAKRAGQISISTHPCTFSHPSARKNKNGYVSSVLAEIDRIEDGFLKTGNVVVTTDALGNAAALDVYKFLTLSMHDGVDLLTHIQQETELAQTLLTIQSTNYQELRNGFLAMIESASESITSSKIKQVYFPVDDDYHQLSLLTNSGMVYQLRSRLDKLRFSDEVKELRDKKRKNEFSEQSFSEVYGLTTIGYGGTKPQNISVLNNQNGGKAHLLSSLPPSIEKRNIHFPRSDFFVESFKQYEYADIFKRLHKLFLADYNNIKIRDARDRYLQQIIDLLIEKMWSVRAVSQQFHADTSSLSSVQRTWLHNDLANEREKSEQWLDSLVTEISAWLIRSYEQVLAKNAIKLGEAERLFFAEVIERNRGFLK, from the coding sequence ATGCTAGATCCTGCAATACAGAGTTACTTTGCTGAACGCAAAGAAGCGTGGTTAAAAAAGAATGTAAAAGCAGCAATGCAAGAGCATGAAATAAAAGAACTAGAGAAATTATGCGAGCAGCAGTTTTCATTAAACGAGTGGTTACCTAATGCTGCAAAAAGAGCTGGTCAAATATCTATATCTACTCACCCCTGCACATTCAGTCACCCAAGTGCTCGAAAAAACAAAAACGGCTATGTGTCGTCTGTTTTAGCTGAAATAGACAGAATTGAAGATGGTTTTTTAAAAACGGGTAACGTGGTTGTAACTACAGATGCATTAGGTAATGCCGCCGCATTAGATGTCTATAAATTTCTAACTTTGTCTATGCATGATGGCGTTGACTTGTTGACTCATATTCAGCAAGAAACTGAATTAGCGCAAACATTATTAACTATTCAGTCGACTAATTATCAAGAGCTGAGAAATGGTTTTTTAGCCATGATTGAAAGTGCATCAGAAAGTATTACCAGTTCTAAAATCAAACAGGTTTACTTTCCTGTTGATGATGACTACCACCAATTATCGCTTTTAACAAATTCAGGTATGGTTTATCAATTACGTTCGAGATTAGACAAGTTACGCTTTTCAGATGAGGTAAAAGAGTTGCGTGATAAAAAACGTAAAAATGAGTTTAGTGAGCAAAGTTTCAGCGAAGTTTATGGTCTAACTACAATAGGTTATGGTGGCACTAAACCGCAAAATATTAGCGTTTTAAATAATCAAAATGGAGGTAAGGCTCATCTTTTATCCTCGTTGCCACCGAGTATTGAAAAACGCAATATACATTTTCCGAGAAGTGATTTTTTTGTTGAATCGTTTAAACAATACGAATATGCCGACATCTTTAAAAGGCTACATAAATTGTTTCTGGCGGATTATAACAATATCAAAATACGTGATGCACGCGACCGTTATCTTCAACAGATCATAGATTTACTCATTGAAAAAATGTGGTCAGTGCGTGCTGTTTCACAACAATTCCACGCTGATACTTCTTCATTATCAAGTGTGCAACGTACTTGGTTACATAATGATTTAGCTAATGAAAGAGAAAAATCAGAGCAATGGTTAGATTCATTAGTGACTGAAATTTCAGCATGGTTAATCCGTAGTTACGAACAAGTATTGGCTAAGAATGCGATTAAACTTGGAGAGGCTGAGCGTCTATTTTTTGCCGAAGTTATTGAGCGTAATCGGGGGTTTTTAAAATGA
- the csy2 gene encoding type I-F CRISPR-associated protein Csy2: MSNIKRLLLLPHIKVHNANALSSPFTIGFPAMTAWLGAIHALQRKLNSQGCVSIKFNSVAVISHQCDLQTHKGVDDFVYSIIGTGNPLDKTGARSAFIEEARCHLDVSLVLEYTGIEKDDEPILQEKIIHLLNSTMKMAGGDILNVKEPQFFKIEEGNSKDLNNLTRKLMPGYAIIERRDLMTEAMIAGQDAMDALLDNLVIHHHCEKRADETSEEKVVWTSKRKNKGWLVPIATGFHGLTELGEAKNQRDPNTPHRFAESVVTLGEFKMPHSIKSIDEILWRYQTDQTNNLYLCAQTQKIIQTEQEIEDSYYA, encoded by the coding sequence ATGAGTAACATAAAGCGATTGTTATTATTGCCGCATATAAAAGTACATAACGCTAATGCCTTGTCTAGTCCATTTACCATTGGTTTTCCTGCCATGACGGCTTGGCTTGGTGCTATACACGCATTACAACGAAAATTAAACTCTCAAGGTTGTGTGAGTATCAAATTTAATAGCGTTGCCGTAATTAGCCATCAATGTGATTTACAAACCCATAAAGGCGTAGATGACTTTGTTTATTCCATTATCGGTACTGGTAACCCATTAGATAAAACCGGAGCGAGAAGTGCTTTTATTGAAGAAGCTCGTTGCCACCTAGACGTGTCATTAGTGCTTGAATACACAGGAATAGAAAAAGACGATGAACCAATTTTACAAGAAAAAATAATCCACTTACTTAATAGTACGATGAAAATGGCAGGTGGGGATATTTTAAACGTTAAAGAACCTCAGTTTTTTAAAATAGAAGAGGGAAATTCAAAAGATTTAAATAACCTAACGCGAAAACTAATGCCTGGTTACGCCATTATTGAACGGCGAGATTTAATGACAGAGGCAATGATAGCGGGACAGGACGCGATGGATGCCTTGCTAGATAATCTCGTTATTCATCACCACTGTGAAAAAAGAGCAGATGAAACGAGTGAAGAGAAAGTGGTATGGACAAGTAAACGTAAAAATAAAGGCTGGCTTGTACCTATTGCAACCGGTTTTCATGGTTTAACCGAATTAGGTGAAGCCAAGAATCAGCGTGATCCAAACACCCCGCATCGTTTCGCTGAAAGCGTTGTTACTCTTGGGGAATTTAAAATGCCACACAGCATTAAATCAATTGATGAAATATTGTGGCGTTATCAAACGGATCAAACCAATAATTTATATCTTTGTGCTCAAACTCAAAAAATCATTCAAACCGAACAAGAAATTGAAGACTCGTATTACGCATAA